A stretch of DNA from Methanosarcinales archaeon:
ACGAGCGGTTTGATGAGGAGAGGGTGGCGAAAGCCACTCTTTTACTCTACCGAGATGGATATTTTGTGCATCGTGAAGCAAATTTAAATGTGAATATCCATTATATTAGGGGCACATATTGAATCATAAAACGGCGGTTTTCACAAAAGCTTTAATAAAATTCATTTATGATGATAACTATTGTAGTGTATTCCTTGTACGAATTATTGGAGGCCACAAATAATGATAAAACTAACTAATCCACCACTTGTTGAGGCAATATTTGAATTAAGGTGGAATCTTCAAGAAATTGAACATGGAATAAAAAAAGACCCAGAATATAAGTTACTGGTGGGCAGGATATTTGAAAACGTTAAGACAGATTTTCCTTCTTATGAGCAATTACCCACAGCTAATATGCCTGATGAAATGGCTGGATATATTATTCAACATCGGTTTAGGAAGAATAAAGATGAATGGCCTCTCATTCAAATTGGTCCTGGAATTATCACTCTTAATGACACTGAAGAATATTTATGGGAGAACTTTAAAGAAAAGATAGTCTATTTGTTGGAAACATTATATGACACATATCCTGATGCAGAAACAAATTTGACCGTTAGTGGATTGGTTTTAAGGTATATTGATGCTGTTCCCTTTGACTTTGATAATGATGACATTTTTGTGTATTTAAAAGAAAAGTTTAAAGTGGATGTGAATTTATATCAAAAACTTTTCGAAGATGAAAAAGTAAAAGCGTTTCCTAAAGGTCTTGATTTAAAATTCTCTTTTGATTCTGAAATACCTAAAGGAAGAATGAATCTAAGATTTGCACGGGGTAAGAAGAAAGAAGTAGATGCCTTGATATGGGAAACGATTGTTCAGTCCATTCCAGAAGATACGCCTAATAACAAGGACGAAATTGTATCATGGACAAATGATGCGCATGATCTAACAAAAGATTGGTTCTGTAACTTAATAAAGGGGGAATTAATGGAGTTGTTTAAATGACGTTTCTTGAATTAACATCTCGAAACATAGAAATTACTGTAGATTCATTAACTCAAGCATTTACAGGTAGTTCTACACAATTAGATGAAATATCATTGAATCGTTTATCGAATTTATCAACTAACGAATGGTCTCCTCGACCTTATCACGGTTTGCAACCAGTTTTCCAAAGTGACAACATGTCTTCTGTTAATCAGATTCCAAAAGTGAGAGATGAATTATTTAATTCTAAAAAACCTCATCGAAGGGATATACTTACTAATGAACTATTAAAATCAGCTTCACAATTAATTGATAAATTAATCTATGAAGAGGACATTTTTCAAAATATAAATAAAAATAAACTTCTTGAGTCTTTATCTAATACTATTAGCAAATTATCTCCGGAACAAATGTCAATTGCTGAAGATGAATTTGTTAATAGAATTGAAAAAATTATGGCTTTAGAAGCAATGTCTGGGATTCTTGGAGATTTCACTCCCGAACAACTTGATGATTTTGAGACTGAAATAAAAAGGAGACCTTTTTTCAAATGAAGTATTTGTTAGACACAAATATTATAACGGCCATCATGAAAAATAATGATAAAGTAAAAAAGAGAGCCCAACAAGTTATCCTCACAGGTGATGATATTTTTATAGATGGCATAAGCTATTATGAGATTAAACGTGGACTACTTTACAGAGATGCAAATAATCAATTAAGTTTTTTTAATGAATTATGTAAAAGATATGAGTTGGTGTTACTAAACAGTCAATCTATTTTTGACCGTGCTGCCAGTATATATGCTGAATTAAGACGCAAGGGGAAATACCCACATGACGCTGATATTTTAATAGCTTCAATTGCAGACACTGGAAAATTTACTCTTGTATCAAACAATGTTACTCATTTTAATGATATTCAAGATTTGAAAATTGAGGATTGGTTAAATTAAAATTCAAAATAAACAAACTTAACTTTGCTTTTTTTTGCGATTTTAAATAACTATAAATCCAATTATCGAACATGCAGTTTACTGTAAAACTTGAAGAATCTGATGAAGGTGGATATACGGTCCAATGTCTAGAACTTCCTGCCGCAATAAGTGAAGGAGATACCAAAGAAGAAGCTTTGGAAAATATTAAAGAAGCTATTCAGTTGGTTCTTGAAGTTACTCAGGAGCAAGCACGGTCGTATACAGAAGTCTTTAAGGTGGAAGTTGCCAGTACCTAAACTTCCGTCTTTATCCGGTAAAAAAATCATTAAATCTTTGAATAAGATGGGATTCATTATTGTACGACAAAGGGGAAGCCATGTGTTATGCAGAGAGGAGATGCTACAGTTACTGTTCCATTGAATGATCCTGTAAGAAAAACCACTCTAAAAAGTATATTGAATCAAGCAGGTATTTCATTAGAAGAATTGATTACCATCCGTGTTCCTTCCTGATGAATACTATTTCATCAACCCAAACCATGTCCTCTTCCATGATCTTGCCTGGCTTAATACAAGACCCTATAAATATTATATCATACTATACGGTACCAACTCATTTGAAAAGGGATTGAAAAATGAAAAAAAGCAAAAAGATGTATTACCTTACAGCCCTTGGAATAGCTTTCCTGCTGGCTGGAATAGTTAATTCCTTAGATAGCGGTGAAGGAAATGAGTTCATCTATTTAGGGGTGGGGACGCTGGCAGCTACTGTAATATATTATGGGATTATGGCTGCAAATCCGCAGATAACAGCGTTTATTGTAGGACTGATTGTACTGCATATCGGTGTACTGCTAATATTCAAAGGTGAACTTACTTATCCAAAGGAATTCGGGATGGTAACTTTCGTAGCAGGTATCCTGGTACTGTTAAACTCAGGCTTATCAGAATTTATGCGTAACCGCAAGAAAAAAGATTAATCATTCTATGTGATGATCATTTCGCATAACCTTCAATAATTCCAGTACCGAATATCCGGCCCTGGTAATTCCCATGCTTCGATTATCAGCATCAGTCCCTGCAATGTATAGATTCCTGATAGGGGATCTTATCTCTGCAAAATAACCGTCTATGGTCACTGCCGCTTTTTCAGGTATGGTTACCTGGTAATGTACCATCTCAATGTGGTCCTCTATTCCTGGTATTGCCCCCAATATGGTTTGATACATCAATTTCTTGTCTTCGTTCAGGGGTATCGATTCATCCACCACAAAAGTAAAACCCACCAACTGCTTACCTTTGGGTGCTATAGAAGCTTCATAATTACTGATCGGCATGGCCCAGTATGCCCTGGGTTTGAACCATATCTCAGAACCAATATAATCAAATTCGGGCAGCTTTGCATCAAGCCCTATCCATATGGTCATGCTAAGAGTCAGGACAATATTTTCAAGGTCTTTTAGATACGATGTTGGCAGATTGTCCATAATTAAGGGCAGTTCTTTCGCAAAACCTGTATAGACCACCACATCTGCGTCATAAATACCTTCAGGAGTGACCACTTCTTTTACAGCACCATCCTCTGTATTTATTCTGCTCACCTTTGATGATGTCTTGATCTCAACTGTTTCAGGCAATGAATATAAGACAGCATTGAGAAAAGCTTTGAGACCTTTTCTGGGATATGCCTGGGCGTATCCAATATTATTCGTGGTCAGCCTGCTCAGCACAGATAAATGTTCCCTTACCTGACTGCCTGTTAAATGATCTGTGATCAATTCCAGATAAGATTTAGCCACCTCTTCATCTTCCCAGAAATTTTCTGGTACACTTTCTCTCATAAAGCTGCTACCTGCTAATATCCTGTGTACTGAGGTCTCTTTCATGGATTTTCCTGATAGTGAATAACTGACGGCATCAATAAAATCCAATGAGTCATGGGAAAGCCCTTTAGGAAGATAATCCAATACTGACTGGGCGCTCAGATCTACTCCAAAGGTGGTCTGGGTCACTGCCTTGGTAATAGCCTGGCTCAATAGCAACCTGTCCATTTTTGGTAATACATCGAACTTAGCAAACTCTTTTAAATTGGAAGGTAACTTGAAAAGACCTTTATTTGTCCTGATATGATATTTTCCATGATCCAAAAATACAGGGATGTAGTCGAAATACTGGTCCATAAGACGGCGTAAGGGGCCTGTCCTGAGGTGGGTTATGGCATGTACTCCCGTATCTACCTGGAAACCGTCTACATTGTAACTATTACAGTTTCCCCCGACACCACTGCGTTTTTCAAGCACCAGCACTTTTTTCCCGTGTTTTGATAGAGTGAGGGCAGACATCAATCCGCTGATACCTCCACCTATTACGATCACATCATAATTGTCCATCTTAAATCCAGTCCTATTATGATCATGCGTTAAAATCTTTTTGTGCTATACCGTTCAGAATGGCATCATAACGCCGGTACACCCGTTCAATAATATCCTGGGAAGCATTCTGGTGTGTAGGTACCAGTATGTCGGCCCCTTCTGAAACATTCATACCACCACTGGACAGGCCATAATCAGGAGCTACCAGCAACCCGTCATTGGATACATTAAGTTTCATATCAGCGATAAGACGGGCCACCATATCTGTAGCAGGTTTTACCCTGGCAGACACTCCCAGTGATTTTGATAAATATTCTGATTTCAATTTCTTGACCCGCTCAATAGCTTGAAGTCCCTTGTCTTTCTGTCCCATTGGATAAAGAAATCCCAGGGTTTCTAATAAATCATCAAAGGTTACCGCCCGGATCTCTATGATCTCCCCATTAAAATATTCTGCAACCTTTTCTCCGTAACCTTTTGAGATTACCAGTTTTCCAATTCCCTTCATGCGCTGTTCTTCTTCCTGTGTGGGTTTATATGGATCCACAACTTTGAAATCCTCGATACCCAGCAGGAACATCAGGGACAGGTACCCTCTGGTCACACCAATAGGTTTTTTCACACCAAGCCATTTATCCAGCGGGATCTGACCCTGTTCCCGGGCCATCTGGATGATCTTTTGTTTGATATACTCGGGATCGCTGGATTCCAGGCCGAAATATTCTGAAAATCCAGGGGATGTTGTAATGATCTTGCTGCGGCCTACAGGCTCTCTCTTGATCAGGCCCCGCCCTTCCAGTTCCCTGAAATGGTCATAGGCAGAACTCCCCCTGATCTCGACCAGGTCGCTCTGGAGTATGGGCTGATGATAGGCTATCATGGACAGGGTCCGAAGCACGGGTGAAGACAATTCCTTTGGCGCCACGCTTCTCACCAGGTCCGCATATTCGTGTTTGACCTGCATTACATATTTGCCTTCCAGTTCAAGGATCTCAAGACCCGTATCCCGGGATGAATACTCCTCCATCAGCGCTTTGATGATCCGGGTGACTTTTTTTCGCTTGCCTACCAGTTCCTTTAAGGTAGCTTCATCTATCGGAGTCCCTGCAGCGAACAGGGCCGCTTCAATGATCTCCCGGTCCCCTATGAGCATACCTCCGCAGGATAACTGATAAACAATTCACCAAAGAGTTCTTCCTGCTCAAGCCATATTTCCTTTGAATTGGCCAGGAATAATAAAGAGACATAAGTCATCAATTTATGAGAACGATCCCCTTCAGCTATTTCGGTCAGGGTGGTATAATTCTTATCTTTCAATGTTGATCTTAGCTCTTTTTGCAATTCCTTCATCCTGCCCTCGATATCCTCTTCATGGGCTATACCCAGTACCTGTTCTGTGGTATGCCGGTTCATTTCCAGGTTTTTCCTGGTATCCGTGCGCAGTGAACGGCGGCGTTCTACCACTTCTGCCTTCTCAAGTTCCATTATCAGTTCATCCAGGGTCACTGGACGCTGGGAATGACGGCGAATAGGGATCTTGGGAACCGGGTAGTCTTCAACATCCATAAAATCAAAATCATCCACCCAGGAATCATCATCCTCAATAACAGGTTCTTCAACCAGGATCGCTGATTTCATCCTGATCAACATGGCTGCATAATGGAGGGTCCTGCCCGATATCCTCAAATCCATTCGCTCCATCTCTTCAATATGCTGAAAGAATTTATCGGTCACGTCAACAATATCGATGTTCCAGGGGTCAATTTCACCTTCCTGTGCCAGTTTTACCAGGATCTCTACAGGTTCCTCATACTCATCCTGTTCAGGACCTGTTAAGTCCTTTGTAATCGGTATACCGATTATTTCATCCATATTTAATCCCCTCAGATTTTAAAATTTTATGAATATATTTCTTTTATAATATATTATCTTTTTCAATATCGCTGACTTCCCCCATTATACGGGCTACTGCCATCACTTTATCGCTGCCTTTTACATTCATTATCTTAACACCCTGGGTATTGCGGCCCTGTACTCTGATATCAGATACGGGCAACCTGATAATAATGCCATTGGAAGTGGTCACCATGAGCTCATCATTTTCATTCACAGCCTTCACATCCACCACAAGACCATTACGGAAATTTGTGGTTATTGTTATTACGCCCTGGCCGCCCCTGTTAATATTCCTGTACTCTTCAAAGGGCGTGCGTTTTCCGAACCCGTTCTCAGTAATGGTCAAAAGCGTAGTATCTTCCTTAACAATGTCCATCCCGACCACATGATTATCACCTACAAGCCTGATACCGCGCACACCCCGGGAGCTTCGTCCCGTGACCCGTACATCGGTCTCTGAAAACCTGATGGCTTTGCCGTGGCGGGTACCTATAATAATATCCTTGGATCCGTCTGTCAGTTTGACAGTCTGCAGTTCGTCACCTTCATCCAGGTTAATAGCAATAATGCCTCCGCGCCGGGGGTTTTTAAAAGCGGACAGCTCAGTTTTATTAACTACACCGCATCTTGTGGCCATGACCAGATATTGACCATCTTCAAAGGATTTGACAGGTATCTGAGCAGTGATCTTCTCATTGCTGGCAACTTCGATCAGGTTGATTATGGCCTTACCCCGGCTCTGACGAGACGCATCAGGTATCGCATATACTTTAAGCCAGTGTATCCGGCCCCTGTCAGTGAAGAATAGGATATAATCATGGGTGGACGCCACGAATAGGTCCTCCACGAAATCGGCTTCCTTGGTATCCATGCCGATAATTCCCCGCCCGCCACGATGCTGCTGTTTGTAGGTATCGATTGGTTGTCGTTTGATATACCCGCTGTTGGAGATGGTCACTACCACATCTTCTACAGGTATCAGGTCTTCATTTTCCAGTGACACCCCGCCTTCAATGATCTGGGTGCGCCTGGGATTACCGTACTGCTCCTTGATCTCTGACAGTTCCTCTTTGATGAGGGTCAATATCTTGTCCCTGTCTGCCAGCAACTCTAGCAACCATTTGATGGTCTCCATCAGGTCCTTATGCTCTTTATCGATCTTCTCCCTCTCAAGACCTGTCAGCCTCTGGAGTCTCATATCCAGGATGGCTTTGGCCTGCTCCTCAGACAGTTCAAAATTGGCTATAAGCCCTTCCCTGGCTTCATCAACCGTCGCAGATGCCCTGATCAGGCTGATCACCTGGTCGATGTTGTCCAGGGCGATCTGAAGTCCTTCCAGGATATGGGCTCGTTTTCTTGCTTTCTCCAGTTCGAACTGGCTGCGGCGCGTGATGACCTTCACACGATGATCGATAAAATACTGGATGAGCTGCTTTAATGTCAATACCTGGGGCTGGTTGTCCACCAGTGCCAGGTTGATGATACCGAAGGTGGATTCCATCTGGGTGTGTTTATATAACTGGTTCACAACCACATCGGCATTTGTACCCCTGCTAAGCTCAATTACTACACGGATACCGTCCCTGTCTGATTCATCCCTCAGGTCAGTAATGCCCGATATTTTCTTGTCCTTGACCAGTTCGGCTATGTTCTCGATGAGCTTGGCCTTGTTCACCTGGTAGGGCACCTCATCGATGATGATGGCCTCTTTATTTTTCAGATCTTCAACCCTGGTCTTGGCCCTGATCTTTACAATACCCTTTCCGGTCTTGTATGCACTGACTATCCCGGCAGTGCCAAAGATATTGGCCCCTGTTGGAAAATCGGGACCCTTAACCACGCTCATCAGTTGTTCAAAACTTACTTCAGGGTCGTCGATGCTCAAATTCACGGCATCAATGATCTCGGTCAGGTTGTGGGGTGGCATATTGGTGGCCATACCCACTGCAATCCCTGTACTGCCGTTCACCAGCAGGTTGGGCAGCTTTGAAGGTAGCACCACTGGTTCTTCCATGCTGCCGTCATAATTGGGTACGAAATCCACAGTATCCTTGTCAATATCAGCAAGCATCTCTTCTGCAATGCGGGACATCCTGATCTCAGTGTAACGCATGGCTGCTGCAGAATCCCCGTCAATGGACCCGAAGTTACCCTGGCCGTCTGCCAGGGGGTAGCGCAGGTTGAAATCCTGGGCCATCCTGACCATAGTGTCATAGATGGCTGCGTCACCGTGGGGATGGTACTTACCCATAACGTCACCCACGATCCTTGCAGATTTCTTGTATGGTTTGTCATGGGTCATGCCCTGTTCTTTCATGCCGAACAGGATGCGCCTGTGGACAGGTTTCAAACCGTCACGTACATCAGGCAGTGCCCTGCCCACAATAACGCTCATGGCATAATCTATATACGAGTTTTTCATCTCGTCTTCGATATTCAGGGGTATGATCTTGTCCCTTTCTTGCCCCTCTACATTATTCGGAGATTCTTCCCCGGTAATTTCTTCCCCGGTAATATCTTCTTCAAACTCATCAGATGTCAAGGTTCTTTACCTCCATGGCGTGCTTTTCTATAAATTCACGCCTTGGCTCGACCTTGTCACCCATTAGTATAGTGAATATCTCATCAGCCTCTATGGCATTTTCCAGCATGACCTTGACCAGTGTCCTTGTATCGGGGTTCATGGTGGTCTCCCAGAGCTGGTCAGGGTTCATCTCACCCAGACCTTTGAAACGCTGTACATTGACACCCTGGTTCCCTATTTCCTCCATTTTCCGGTCCTTTTCGGCATCATTGTACACGTAATGAGTGACCTTTCCCTTCTTTAAACGGTACAGAGGTGGCTGGGCTATATACACGTACCCGACCTCGATGAGCTGTTTCATATAACGGTATAAGAACGTTAAAAGCAGGGTCCTGATATGGGCACCGTCCACGTCTGCATCGGTCATTATAATGATCTTGTGGTACCTGGCCTTTTCAATGTCAAAATCATCACCAAGACCAGTGCCAATGGCTGTGATCAGAGCGCGTATCTCATTGTTCTTCAATATCTTGTTCAGCCTGGCCTTCTCTACGTTCAGGATCTTACCCCTGAGAGGCAGTATGGCCTGGAACGCGCGGCTTCGGCCCTGCTTGGCCGACCCGCCGGCACTGTCTCCTTCTACCAGATAAACTTCACATTTGGAAGCGTCCTTTTCGCTGCAGTCAGCCAGTTTGCCTGGCAGCGAGGAGATTTCCAGCGCGCTTTTTCGCCGGGTCAGTTCCCGGGCTTTGCGGGCAGCATCCCTGGCCTGGGCAGCTATCACTGATTTTGAAATGATCTTCTCAGCTTCCTTGGGATTCTCCTCCAGGAACTCGCCCAATCCCTCTCCTACCAGGGTCTCAACAATACCTTTGACATCGCTGTTGCCCAATTTCGTTTTAGTCTGGCCTTCGAACTGGGGATTGGTAAGTTTTACGCTGATAATAGCGGTCAGCCCCTCCCTGATATCCTCACCAGAGAGTTTGTCACTGCCTTTTATGAGCCCCCTGTCCTTGGCATAATCGTTTGCAGTTCTTGTCAGGGCAGCCTTGAACCCGCTGAGGTGGGTGCCTCCTTCATGAGTATTGATATTATTGGCAAATGAAAATACGGTCTCAGTATAGCTGTCGTTGTACTGGATAGCTATTTCGACCTGCGTGCTGTTCTTGGATTTCTGAAAATAAATGGGGGGCTCGTGCAGTGGGTTCTTGTTCTTATTCAAGTGTTCCACAAAGGCTACGATACCGCCTTCATAGTGGAACAGTTTCTCATCGCCGGTCCGTTCATCTTTAATGAAAATCTTTATTCCTTTGTTCAGGTAAGCCATTTCCCTGAGGCGTTTGGAAATGGTCTCAAAACTGATATCCAGGGTCTCGAATATCTCATAATCTGCTTTGAACGTGATCTGGGTCCCGGTCTTATCGGTTTCACCGATCACAGCCAGTTCAGCCATTGCTTTACCGCGCTGGTACCGCTGCGAATATACCTTACCGTTGCGGTATACTTCAACTTCCATCCATTCGGACAGTGCATTCACCACCGACACGCCCACGCCGTGCAGCCCTCCAGACACCTTGTAAGTATCAGTATCGAACTTACCGCCCGCGTGGAGCATGGTCATTACCACTTCAAGGGCTGATTTTTGGTATTTTGTGTGCAGGTCAACGGGAATACCCCGGCCGTCGTCCAGCACTGTCACGGTATTGTCCCGGTTTATGGTCACGTTGATATTGGAGCAAAATCCCGCAAGTGCCTCATCGATACTGTTATCCACAACCTCATACACCAGATGGTGAAGGCCCCTGGTATCTGTGCTGCCGACATACATGCTGGGCCGCTTCCGGACAGCTTCCAGTCCTTCAAGCACCTGGATCTTGCCGGCGTCATACTGTTTATCTGTCATTCATGGTCTCCAAATAATTACATAATACCCATTTCAGTGAGCCGCTCGGGCAGGTACCGCTGTGTCACGAAATCCAGGCCTTTTCCGGCAAAAGCCTGCTGTTCTGCCTTTTTTCCTATATCGAGCTGCAATTTTATCTGGGTCTTCCAGTACTCGGAATCGAACCTGGGGTCTGACAGTTCACTGCGCAGGGCTTTGATATCCTGGTCTGTGAGCTTATCGGTAGAAAGATCGTATTCCACAATGTCGCTTGGCTGCACGCCTATGAACCGGGCCGCAGGAGTGGCCATGTATTCTGACATGTGTGCGCTCTTGATGGCACCGTATGCCACGCTGGCAAATATGCGGTAACTCCAGGGGTCGCCGTCAGTGAACACCACCACAGGAAGGTTCAACTCCTCGTTGAGCCGCTTCAATGTCCGCCGCGTGCTTCTGGCAGGCTGTCCCTTCAGGTGGACCAGGATGGCATTATGCTCCTCATCAAACCCGTTCTCGATAAGCCGGGCATACATACCGCCGGTCTCTATGGCTATGATGAATTTCGCATCGTGATCTAAAAATTCTACATTATCCACACTGAACGGGATCTGGTACCCGCCTTCACCCACATCGTTCCGGCAGTGGATGATCCGCTCGCCCCGCTTGGTGGTCTCCTTCAGTCGAAGGTCGCCGAACACCGTGGCCCCGTCCTCTTCAGGTCGCATGTGGAAATCTTCCCTCTGCATGGACGTAACGATCTCCAAATCCTCGATCATGCGGTCACTTTCGGGCTGTTCATTGAACTTGGCAATGTCCCAGTTCTCAGAGATGTAGTACAGCTCCCTTAACGTGGATCCCCGGTTGTTCTCCAGATGCTCCTTAATCAACAATTCGGCTGTATAGGACATTTTCAGTATCTGCCTGGCACCCTTGACAGTCTTTGCACTGCGGGCACTCTCTTTATCGCCATAGACCCAGACCTCGCTCTCATCGTTATATTCAATATTGTTTTTAGTACGGGTGGGAAGTACAAGTGTTGGGATGGTCTGGTCTTCAAGCTGCTGGTAGAATCCATCCACCAGACCCAGCAAGGATTGTTTTGCGATCTTATCCCTCTCCTGACGCAGGTTATTCAATCCACATACCCCCGTACCGCCCTGGCCCCATTGACCAGTGCCTCGTCTACACCTTCCACGATCAATGAAGGCAGACTGTTCGCCTCATCCTCTGAGACAAAGGGCAGATGGTATCGTATAGTCAGGTTACTGCTGGATCTCACGTCCAGTTTCCAGATATAATCGGTATCCTTGCCAAGAGAGATCACTTTCGGTTCCGGGTCTGCATCCCTTATGGGATATTGGTGGGTATCATGGAGATTGATGGTCATGTTGGCGCTCGAGTAATTTTTGATCAGGATGTCAACCAGGTAACCGTCCCCGTTCTTAGAAATAATGCGGTACACAAGTAAATTACCCATGATCTTGGCCACGATGGGTGTGATGTCGGGAGTGGGTTTTTCCACTACCTGGGAGACCTTTTCCGCGATTCGGGGCAGAAGCTTCTTTATGATCTCTTCCTTCTCCCGCCGCTTGGACAGGTTCACCTGTTTGGACAGGTATATCTTGAGTTTCCGGGCTGCG
This window harbors:
- a CDS encoding DNA topoisomerase IV subunit A gives rise to the protein MNNLRQERDKIAKQSLLGLVDGFYQQLEDQTIPTLVLPTRTKNNIEYNDESEVWVYGDKESARSAKTVKGARQILKMSYTAELLIKEHLENNRGSTLRELYYISENWDIAKFNEQPESDRMIEDLEIVTSMQREDFHMRPEEDGATVFGDLRLKETTKRGERIIHCRNDVGEGGYQIPFSVDNVEFLDHDAKFIIAIETGGMYARLIENGFDEEHNAILVHLKGQPARSTRRTLKRLNEELNLPVVVFTDGDPWSYRIFASVAYGAIKSAHMSEYMATPAARFIGVQPSDIVEYDLSTDKLTDQDIKALRSELSDPRFDSEYWKTQIKLQLDIGKKAEQQAFAGKGLDFVTQRYLPERLTEMGIM